Part of the Candidatus Eisenbacteria bacterium genome, TCGGCCTCTTCACCTATGACCTCGACACCTGGGCGTTCGCCAAGAAGCTCACGGAACTTGGGTACTGAGGCACCCGAGTTTCGCAACATGCTCTCTGACCGGTTCGCGGCTTCGGCCCCTGCCGCGGACAACGCGAGGGAGCGATGAAAACCGCCGTCGTTCCCCCCCGCCCCGATCTGAGCGGTTTCGACGGAGATCCCGCCGACCTGATCCCCGTTCTCCAGACGATCCAATCGCTCGACGGCTTCGTTTCCGAGGAGTCCGTCCGCCTGGTATCCCGGTGGCTCAAGGTCTCTGAGAACGAGATTTACGGAGTCGCGACGTTCTTCTCCCAATTCCGATTCACGAAGCCCGGGGAGCATGTCATCAGGGTCTGCCTGGGCACCGCCTGCCACGTGAAAGGCGGCGAGCAGATCATGGACGTCTTCCGCCGTCGCCTCGGGATCGAGCCGGGCGACGCGACGCCCGACGGCAAGTATCAACTCGAGCGAGTGGCATGCCTGGGTTGCTGCGCCCTGGCCCCTGTGCTCGTTGTGGATGCGAGGGTCCACAGCCAGGCCTCCGTCCTGAAAATCCAGAATCTGCTGGGAAGGCAAGCGAGCGGTGAAGACTCTTGATGCGCCCAGAAGACGCGCGCTGAAGAGCTGGAGCGGGCTTCAGAACCGCGAGGACCCCGTTCTATACGTGGGCGCGGCCTCTTGCGGTCTGGCAGCCGGGGCTGCCGAGGTGACTCGAGCGATCGAGGAGCACCTGGCCGCCAGAGGATTCAGAGCGGATATCGTCCGCGTCGGGTGCATCGGTCCGTGCTACCTGGAACCGCTTGTGGACATCCAGATGCCGGGAAAGCCCCGCGTGAGCTACTCGAACGTCACTCCAGAGATCGCCTGCGCTCTGCTTGACGCTTTTCTCGAGCGCGGAGAGGTCTTCAGGCGCCACCTTGTGGGCCACCTCGGCGAAGACGGGTACGGTGGCATCCCCCGATTCTTCGATCATCCGATGCTCGCTCGACAGGCCCGCGTCGTTCTGCGCAACTGCGGGATCATCGACCCGGCCAGCATCGACCACTACCTGGCCCGTGACGGATACGAGGCGATCGAGAGCGCCCTCTCCCGGTCCTGGAC contains:
- a CDS encoding NAD(P)H-dependent oxidoreductase subunit E, whose translation is MKTAVVPPRPDLSGFDGDPADLIPVLQTIQSLDGFVSEESVRLVSRWLKVSENEIYGVATFFSQFRFTKPGEHVIRVCLGTACHVKGGEQIMDVFRRRLGIEPGDATPDGKYQLERVACLGCCALAPVLVVDARVHSQASVLKIQNLLGRQASGEDS
- a CDS encoding NADH-quinone oxidoreductase subunit F — translated: MKTLDAPRRRALKSWSGLQNREDPVLYVGAASCGLAAGAAEVTRAIEEHLAARGFRADIVRVGCIGPCYLEPLVDIQMPGKPRVSYSNVTPEIACALLDAFLERGEVFRRHLVGHLGEDGYGGIPRFFDHPMLARQARVVLRNCGIIDPASIDHYLARDGYEAIESALSRSWTDVLETVKSAGLRGRGGAGFPTWRKWLTCRETESDCRYLICNADEGDPGAFMNRSLLEGDPHAVLEGMLIAGYAIGASHGYVYVRAEYPLAVQRLRTAISQMREIGVLGERILGSDFSFDIRIKEGAGAFVCGEETALIASIEGRRGMPRTRPPFPASE